The following are from one region of the Arthrobacter sp. TMP15 genome:
- a CDS encoding phosphoribosylanthranilate isomerase, producing the protein MSALYIKICGLQTPETVAAAVDTGANAIGFIFAPGSPRTITAALAAELGRGVETVCGVETVGVFRNQPIDEVLRTAQGAAVTTVQLHGDESLKDMHRLREEGFRTLRAFSAHAYSSLSPSERQLWESERVLLDAVEPGAGVSFDTNMLANGVPPGFWLLAGGLTPANVAGYANALRPSGVDVSSGVESSRGVKDAGLIREFIEAARAA; encoded by the coding sequence GTGTCAGCCTTGTATATAAAGATTTGCGGATTGCAGACGCCCGAAACTGTTGCAGCGGCTGTGGACACAGGCGCCAATGCCATTGGTTTTATTTTTGCCCCTGGAAGCCCACGGACAATCACGGCAGCGCTCGCCGCCGAGCTTGGACGCGGCGTCGAAACAGTGTGCGGCGTCGAAACGGTGGGGGTGTTCCGCAACCAGCCCATCGATGAGGTACTCAGGACTGCACAGGGCGCCGCCGTGACAACTGTGCAATTACACGGGGATGAGTCCTTGAAAGACATGCATCGGCTGCGTGAGGAGGGTTTTCGCACCTTGCGGGCATTCTCGGCGCACGCGTACAGCTCTCTAAGCCCCAGCGAACGGCAGTTGTGGGAATCCGAACGCGTCTTGCTGGACGCCGTCGAGCCTGGTGCAGGGGTGAGTTTTGATACAAACATGCTCGCGAACGGTGTGCCGCCAGGTTTTTGGCTGCTGGCTGGGGGGCTGACTCCTGCCAATGTGGCAGGATATGCCAACGCGCTGCGCCCCAGCGGGGTGGATGTCTCTAGCGGTGTGGAATCCAGCCGCGGAGTCAAGGATGCCGGGCTTATTAGAGAATTTATAGAAGCGGCCAGGGCCGCTTAG
- a CDS encoding metal-dependent hydrolase has translation MQGRALMMGAHHAASGAALWLALTTHFEVRLSGLSQLLPAVPEHLSIGMGILDPTPAGVVVGALVTAGAALVPDADHRNATIAKSLPPLSNIVCRKIGTISGGHRHGTHSILGLAFFISIAALAGMWTIELANFGTIYPGAGLLAVLLASFAAKALKIIPDTMRKFPWVLGIAVGIFVMMFAPQEPYWLPLTMALGVGIHIIGDMLTTGGCNLIWPLRIRPPSALRGVALVNIFWRPGGSFAVPILGNAGSIREWLVLVPVSGYVIWAIAATIFL, from the coding sequence GTGCAAGGACGTGCCCTCATGATGGGAGCCCATCACGCTGCCAGCGGTGCCGCGCTCTGGCTGGCCCTGACAACACACTTTGAGGTGAGGCTCAGCGGCCTCTCACAATTACTGCCAGCCGTTCCAGAGCATCTTTCCATCGGGATGGGTATCCTTGATCCGACTCCTGCGGGTGTGGTCGTAGGAGCGTTGGTAACCGCAGGTGCTGCCCTGGTACCCGACGCCGACCACCGAAACGCAACCATTGCCAAGTCCCTCCCACCCCTGTCAAATATTGTGTGTCGAAAGATTGGCACGATATCTGGTGGGCACCGGCACGGAACTCACTCCATTTTGGGTCTCGCCTTCTTTATCAGCATCGCTGCCCTAGCCGGAATGTGGACGATTGAGCTGGCAAACTTCGGCACCATCTATCCGGGAGCGGGTTTGCTAGCTGTCCTGTTGGCATCCTTTGCTGCAAAAGCACTGAAGATCATTCCCGACACCATGCGAAAGTTCCCTTGGGTGCTGGGTATTGCTGTTGGCATTTTCGTCATGATGTTTGCACCCCAAGAACCTTACTGGTTGCCTTTGACCATGGCGCTGGGCGTTGGTATCCACATAATTGGAGACATGCTCACGACAGGTGGCTGTAATCTTATCTGGCCCTTGCGAATCAGGCCCCCGAGTGCTTTGCGCGGGGTTGCTTTAGTAAATATTTTCTGGCGCCCTGGCGGCAGTTTTGCCGTGCCGATCCTCGGGAATGCTGGTTCAATACGCGAATGGCTGGTCCTTGTTCCTGTCAGTGGTTACGTCATCTGGGCTATTGCGGCAACTATTTTCCTTTGA